A region of Arabidopsis thaliana chromosome 5, partial sequence DNA encodes the following proteins:
- the PHB7 gene encoding prohibitin 7 (prohibitin 7 (PHB7); INVOLVED IN: biological_process unknown; LOCATED IN: mitochondrion, respiratory chain complex I, membrane; EXPRESSED IN: leaf; CONTAINS InterPro DOMAIN/s: Prohibitin (InterPro:IPR000163), Band 7 protein (InterPro:IPR001107); BEST Arabidopsis thaliana protein match is: prohibitin 2 (TAIR:AT1G03860.3); Has 4401 Blast hits to 4399 proteins in 1362 species: Archae - 186; Bacteria - 2303; Metazoa - 487; Fungi - 338; Plants - 217; Viruses - 14; Other Eukaryotes - 856 (source: NCBI BLink).) — MNVKKVPNVPGSPALSALLKLGVIGGLGLYCIGSSMYNVDGGHRAIVFNRFTGIKDRVYPEGTHFKIPLFERAIIYDVRSRPYVENSQTGSNDLQTVTIGLRVLTRPMGDRLPEIYRTLGQNYGERVLPSIINETLKAVVAQYNASHLITQREAVSREIRKIVTERAAKFNIALDDVSITNLKFGKEFTEAIEKKQVAAQEAERAKFIVEKAEQDKKSAIIRAQGEAKSAQLIGQAIANNEAFITLRKIEAAREIAQTIAKSANKVYLNSSDLLISKQ; from the exons ATGAATGTGAAAAAAGTTCCAAACGTTCCTGGATCACCTGCACTCTCTGCCTTGCTTAAGCTCGGTGTTATTGGTGGACTTGGACTCTATTGCATTGGTAGTAGCATGTACAATGTCGATGGAGGACACCGTGCCATCGTGTTTAACCGGTTTACCGGTATCAAAGATAGGgttt atccAGAGGGTACTCATTTTAAGATACCATTGTTTGAAAGAGCAATTATCTATGATGTTCGTTCTCGACCTTACGTTGAGAATAGCCAAACTGGAAGTAATGATCTTCAAACG GTGACTATTGGGCTTAGGGTACTTACACGTCCTATGGGAGACCGCTTACCCGAGATTTACAGAACACTCGGTCAGAATTATGGAGAGCGAGTTCTTCCTTCCATTATCAATGAAACACTGAAAGCAGTAGTGGCTCAGTACAATGCAAGCCACCTCATTACACAGAGAGAA GCTGTGAGTAGGGAGATACGCAAGATTGTGACAGAGCGAGCAGCTAAATTTAACATTGCTTTAGATGATGTATCTATCACAAACCTCAAATTTGGCAAAGAGTTTACTGAAGCAATCGAGAAGAAACAAGTTGCGGCTCAGGAAGCAGAACGGGCTAAGTTCATTGTCGAAAAGGCCGAGCAAGACAAGAAAAGTGCTATTATCCGCGCTCAG GGAGAAGCTAAGAGTGCTCAACTCATAGGGCAAGCTATTGCGAACAATGAAGCTTTCATTACTCTGAGGAAGATTGAAGCTGCAAGAGAGATTGCTCAGACCATAGCTAAATCGGCGAACAAGGTTTACCTAAACTCCAGTGATCTCTTAATCTCCAAGCAATGA
- a CDS encoding phosphorelay protein (unknown protein; FUNCTIONS IN: molecular_function unknown; INVOLVED IN: biological_process unknown; LOCATED IN: chloroplast; EXPRESSED IN: 18 plant structures; EXPRESSED DURING: 13 growth stages; Has 35333 Blast hits to 34131 proteins in 2444 species: Archae - 798; Bacteria - 22429; Metazoa - 974; Fungi - 991; Plants - 531; Viruses - 0; Other Eukaryotes - 9610 (source: NCBI BLink).), translating to MDSKSLAKSKRAHTLHHSKKSHSVHKPKVPGVSEKNPEKLQGNQTKSPVQSRRVSALPSNWDRYDDELDAAEDSSISLHSDVIVPKSKGADYLHLISEAQAESNSKIENNLDCLSSLDDLLHDEFSRVVGSMISARGEGILSWMEDDNFVVEEDGSGSYQEPGFLSLNLNVLAKTLENVDLHERLYIDPDLLPLPELNTSQTKVSRNEEPSHSHIAQNDPIVVPGESSVREAESLDQVKDILILTDESEKSSAIEADLDLLLNSFSEAHTQPNPVASASGKSSAFETELDSLLKSHSSTEQFNKPGNPSDQKIHMTGFNDVLDDLLESTPVSIIPQSNQTSSKVLDDFDSWLDTI from the exons ATGGACTCAAAATCTCTAGCTAAATCGAAGAGAGCTCATACTCTACACCACAGCAAGAAATCGCATTCTGTTCATAAACCGAAAGTTCCTGGAGTCTCAGAGAAGAATCCGGAGAAGCTACAAGGAAACCAAACCAAGAGTCCGGTTCAATCTCGACGAGTCTCTGCACTTCCGTCGAATTGGGATCGGTATGATGATGAACTTGATGCAGCTGAGGATTCATCGATAAGCCTACATTCTGATGTTATTGTGCCAAAAAGCAAAGGAGCAGATTATCTGCATTTGATATCTGAAGCTCAAGCTGAGTCTAATTCAAAGATTGAGAACAATTTAGATTGTTTATCGTCGTTAGACGATCTTTTGCACG ATGAGTTTAGTCGCGTAGTTGGATCTATGATCTCGGCTAGAGGGGAAGGTATACTTTCATGGATGGAAGATGATAACTTCGTtgtggaagaagatggatCAGGTTCATATCAAGAG CCTGGATTCCTCTCCTtaaatttgaatgttttggCAAAGACGCTAGAGAATGTGGACTTGCATGAGCGACTCTACATTGATCCTGATCTTTTGCCGCTGCCCGAGCTG AATACATCCCAAACAAAAGTTAGCCGCAATGAAGAACCGAGTCATTCACACATAGCTCAAAACGACCCTATTGTCGTACCAGGAGAATCATCAGTCAGGGAAGCTGAGTCGCTGGATCAAGTTAAGGACATACTAATACTCACAGACGAGTCAGAGAAATCTTCAGCAATTGAAGCTGATCTAGATTTGCTCCTTAACTCCTTTAGTGAAGCACATACACAGCCAAACCCAGTGGCCAGTGCCTCAGGTAAATCTTCAGCTTTTGAAACGGAACTTGATTCTCTTCTCAAATCTCATAGTAGCACAGAACAATTCAACAAACCAGGGAACCCATCTGATCAAAAGATTCACATGACGGGTTTTAATGATGTGCTTGATGATTTGCTCGAAAGTACTCCAGTATCGATCATACCACAGTCGAACCAGACCTCATCCAAAGTTTtagatgattttgattcttggtTAGACAcgatttga